The following proteins are co-located in the Spea bombifrons isolate aSpeBom1 chromosome 3, aSpeBom1.2.pri, whole genome shotgun sequence genome:
- the CLN8 gene encoding protein CLN8 gives MFSYNSIAGALATLDYSTWNSCLLVMTCGFLVYLGIFLICHVVSVILCDTYCSLSAKEKVFWDLAATRAVFGIQCTFAGLTALLIDPVLSGDKIGAQQNWSWFIILIATGFFLFENLALHAFNILFWTCDVFLAVHHFFAFMGYFGCVLYSTAGHYLAMVVLLLEMSTPFTCMSWMLLKAGWSDTLFWKANQWLMIHMFHCRIVLTYHIWWVCFCNWDRLVRLTPSLYLAFFMIGLTLLTFVMNPYWTYKKTHQLLNPVDWNFEASRKSSVLCKKNGGCKKTK, from the exons atgttctcgtataatAGCATTGCAGGTGCACTGGCCACTTTGGATTATTCTACATGGAACTCCTGCTTACTTGTGATGACGTGTGGTTTCCTGGTTTACCTGGGAATCTTTTTAATATGCCATGTCGTGTCTGTTATCCTGTGTGATACGTACTGCTCCCTGTCTGCCAAGGAGAAGGTGTTTTGGGATCTCGCAGCCACGCGGGCAGTGTTTGGAATTCAGTGCACGTTTGCTGGGTTGACAGCCTTACTGATAGATCCAGTACTTAGTGGTGACAAGATTGGGGCGCAGCAGAACTGGTCTTGGTTTATTATCCTCATCGCGACAGGCTTTTTTCTGTTTGAAAACCTAGCCCTTCATGCATTCAATATACTGTTTTGGACATGTGACGTTTTCCTTGCTGTTCaccatttttttgcttttatgggTTATTTTGGATGCGTATTATATAGCACGGCAGGACATTATTTGGCCATGGTCGTTTTGTTACTTGAGATGAGTACACCTTTTACCTGTATGTCCTGGATGCTGCTAAAG gctGGCTGGTCAGATACCTTATTTTGGAAGGCAAATCAGTGGCTAATGATTCACATGTTTCATTGTCGTATCGTCCTTACCTACCACATATGGtgggtatgtttttgtaattgGGATCGTTTAGTAAGGCTAACGCCCTCATTATATTTGGCATTTTTTATGATTGGGCTGACATTGCTTACGTTTGTAATGAACCCATATTGGACATACAAGAAGACGCATCAACTTCTGAATCCTGTTGACTGGAATTTTGAAGCATCCAGAAAGTCTTCTGTATTATGCAAGAAAAATGGCggctgtaaaaaaacaaaataa